One segment of Microbacterium arborescens DNA contains the following:
- a CDS encoding LacI family DNA-binding transcriptional regulator — MTTPRPDPTASQGPEGRPRPSRGEQRERKVTIGDVAARAGVSKSAVSFVFNGRGGVGDTARQRILQAAADLDWRPDSRARALSRSRAQALGYVVRREPELFSTDPFFPQFIAGVESGLSGIGYALMLQVVESEEAEHAAYISFARESRVDGVFLGDLRMDDTRPDELTRLGMPFVMVGPAGPADGAIAPIGLDDAAGVRRAVRHLSALGHRRIGHVGGPDRYIHSHVRRSAWEQEMAQLGLPPGPAVSADFTGAAGASATHELLDLSDPPTAIVYANDLMAIAGMSAAIDRGMSVPGDVSIVGFDDIPLAPYMVPPLTTVRQDVIAWGRACAHALVALVEGNEPEVVQLPSVEFVVRGSTARVPR, encoded by the coding sequence ATGACAACGCCTCGACCCGACCCGACGGCTTCGCAGGGCCCCGAGGGTCGGCCCCGCCCCTCTCGCGGCGAGCAGCGGGAGCGAAAGGTGACCATCGGCGATGTCGCCGCGCGCGCGGGTGTCTCCAAGAGCGCCGTGTCTTTCGTGTTCAACGGACGTGGCGGCGTGGGGGACACCGCGCGTCAGCGCATCCTGCAGGCCGCGGCCGATCTCGACTGGCGCCCCGATTCGCGCGCGCGAGCCCTCTCTCGTAGCCGCGCACAGGCTCTGGGCTACGTCGTGCGTCGTGAGCCCGAGCTGTTCAGTACCGACCCCTTCTTCCCGCAATTCATCGCGGGTGTCGAGAGCGGCTTGTCGGGCATCGGCTACGCGCTCATGCTCCAGGTGGTCGAGAGCGAGGAGGCCGAGCATGCAGCGTATATCAGCTTCGCGCGCGAATCACGGGTGGACGGCGTCTTTCTCGGCGACCTGCGCATGGACGACACCCGGCCCGACGAATTGACGCGCCTCGGCATGCCGTTCGTCATGGTCGGGCCGGCAGGTCCGGCGGACGGTGCGATAGCGCCGATCGGCTTGGACGACGCCGCGGGCGTGCGGCGCGCGGTGCGCCACCTGAGTGCCCTGGGACACAGACGCATCGGCCACGTCGGCGGACCCGACCGCTACATCCACTCCCACGTGCGCCGTAGCGCCTGGGAGCAGGAGATGGCGCAGCTGGGCTTGCCGCCGGGGCCGGCCGTCAGCGCCGACTTCACGGGTGCGGCGGGGGCCTCGGCCACTCACGAGTTGCTCGACCTGTCGGATCCGCCGACGGCGATCGTCTACGCCAACGACCTGATGGCCATCGCCGGAATGTCGGCCGCCATCGACCGCGGGATGAGCGTGCCTGGTGATGTGTCGATCGTCGGGTTCGACGACATCCCGCTCGCGCCGTACATGGTGCCGCCGCTCACGACGGTGCGTCAGGACGTGATCGCCTGGGGCAGAGCCTGCGCGCATGCGCTTGTCGCGTTGGTCGAGGGCAACGAGCCTGAGGTGGTCCAGCTGCCTTCGGTCGAGTTCGTGGTGCGCGGAAGCACTGCTCGAGTGCCGCGCTGA
- a CDS encoding carbohydrate ABC transporter permease produces the protein MTTETPLPVDARTTRARKAGGSRVLSALRFGALTLGALAALVPFYYMVIGALQRERDTSLWGLLPLPGNLTLDNFTEVNESINLLRSLGNSLIMTAGVVGCTLVFGLLVGYALSILQFRGQGLVFALVLLVQAIPFQLLMIPLYVMVVRYFNLADNYIGMILPFAINSVAVLIFRQYFLQIPKEIFDAARIDGASEMRILRSIAVPLVRPAVLTAMLVTFIGPWNEFLWPFLVTKNADLQTLAVSLANFSQSNGTFLANPMGAVLAGACVLAVPVVVLFLVFQRHFTSANLGSAVKG, from the coding sequence ATGACCACCGAGACCCCCCTCCCCGTCGATGCCCGCACGACTCGCGCCCGCAAGGCCGGCGGGTCGCGCGTCCTTTCCGCCCTGCGATTCGGCGCCCTCACCCTCGGCGCTCTCGCTGCGCTCGTGCCCTTCTACTACATGGTCATCGGGGCGCTGCAGCGCGAACGTGACACGAGCTTGTGGGGACTCCTGCCGTTGCCCGGCAACCTGACGCTCGACAACTTCACCGAGGTCAACGAGTCGATCAATCTGCTGCGCTCACTCGGCAACTCGCTTATCATGACCGCCGGCGTCGTCGGCTGCACGCTCGTGTTCGGCCTGCTCGTCGGCTACGCGCTGTCGATCCTGCAGTTCCGCGGTCAGGGTCTGGTGTTCGCCCTCGTCCTGCTGGTGCAGGCGATCCCTTTCCAGCTGCTCATGATCCCGCTTTACGTCATGGTCGTGCGCTACTTCAACCTCGCCGACAACTACATCGGCATGATCCTGCCGTTCGCGATCAACTCGGTCGCGGTGCTGATCTTTCGCCAGTACTTCTTGCAGATCCCGAAGGAGATCTTCGACGCCGCCCGCATCGACGGGGCGAGCGAGATGCGGATCCTGCGCTCGATCGCGGTCCCCCTCGTGCGGCCCGCTGTGCTGACGGCCATGCTCGTGACCTTCATCGGGCCATGGAACGAGTTCCTCTGGCCCTTCCTGGTCACCAAGAACGCCGACCTACAGACCCTCGCCGTGAGCCTGGCCAACTTCTCGCAGTCCAACGGCACCTTCCTCGCCAACCCGATGGGCGCCGTGCTCGCGGGCGCTTGCGTGCTGGCGGTGCCGGTCGTCGTTCTGTTCCTGGTCTTCCAGCGCCACTTCACCTCGGCGAACCTCGGCTCCGCCGTCAAGGGCTGA
- a CDS encoding fasciclin domain-containing protein has translation MLSTKKKFTAALALGFAGALALSACSSGSGDNMTEETEAPSSSAAPMESASPDASMDPAANLVGPGCADYAAAVPDGSGSVAGMAQDPVATAASNNPLLTTLVAAVSGQLNPDVNLVDTLNGDEFTVFAPVDDAFAKIDPATIESLKTDSATLTSILTYHVVPGQIAPDEIDGTHTTVNGADLTVTGSGDNIMVNDSAAVICGGVTTANATVYLIDTVLMPPM, from the coding sequence ATGCTCAGCACCAAGAAGAAGTTCACTGCTGCCCTGGCCCTCGGCTTCGCCGGAGCCCTCGCCCTTTCGGCCTGCTCGTCGGGCTCGGGCGACAACATGACCGAGGAGACCGAGGCCCCCTCGTCGTCGGCCGCCCCGATGGAGTCGGCTTCGCCCGACGCCTCGATGGACCCGGCCGCCAACCTCGTCGGCCCCGGCTGCGCCGACTACGCCGCCGCCGTTCCGGACGGCTCGGGTTCGGTTGCCGGCATGGCGCAGGACCCGGTGGCCACCGCGGCGTCGAACAACCCGCTGCTCACCACCCTCGTCGCCGCCGTCAGCGGACAGCTCAACCCTGACGTCAACCTCGTCGACACGCTGAACGGTGACGAGTTCACCGTCTTCGCTCCCGTCGACGACGCGTTCGCCAAGATCGACCCCGCCACCATCGAGTCGCTGAAGACCGACTCGGCGACGCTGACGTCGATCCTCACCTACCACGTCGTGCCCGGCCAGATCGCGCCCGACGAGATCGACGGCACCCACACCACCGTCAACGGTGCCGACCTGACCGTCACCGGCTCGGGCGACAACATCATGGTCAACGACAGCGCCGCGGTCATCTGCGGTGGCGTCACGACGGCCAACGCAACGGTCTACCTCATCGACACGGTGCTGATGCCCCCGATGTGA
- the sigK gene encoding ECF RNA polymerase sigma factor SigK, with protein MLVAMVIDGMDVPDDGPSTDHVAELIQRCADGDHSAFASLYDTLSGRVFGLILRVLVDRAQSEEVLQEVFLEVWQSASTFAPKRGQGRSWVLTIAHRRAVDRVRSSQASSDRDVRAGYREMATQPEGVAEQVELRIEGRRVARALSSLPEAQREAITLAYYGGYSQSEIAALVGAPLGTIKTRMRDGLTKLRSAMGVTS; from the coding sequence ATGCTGGTAGCGATGGTCATAGATGGAATGGACGTGCCCGACGACGGGCCGTCGACGGATCACGTCGCGGAGCTGATCCAGCGCTGCGCCGACGGTGACCACAGCGCATTCGCCAGCCTGTACGACACGCTGTCGGGGAGGGTCTTCGGGCTCATCCTCCGTGTTCTCGTCGACCGCGCGCAGAGCGAGGAAGTGCTCCAGGAAGTGTTCCTCGAAGTGTGGCAATCCGCTTCGACGTTCGCTCCGAAGAGGGGGCAAGGAAGGTCGTGGGTTCTCACGATCGCCCACCGCCGCGCGGTAGACCGGGTTCGGTCGTCGCAGGCGAGCAGCGATCGCGACGTCCGTGCGGGCTACCGAGAGATGGCGACACAGCCCGAAGGTGTCGCCGAACAGGTTGAGCTGCGCATCGAAGGACGGCGCGTCGCTCGGGCTCTCAGCTCTCTACCCGAGGCGCAACGAGAGGCCATCACCCTCGCCTACTACGGGGGTTACAGTCAGAGCGAGATCGCAGCGCTGGTGGGAGCGCCGCTCGGAACTATCAAGACACGGATGCGTGATGGATTGACCAAGCTCCGTAGTGCAATGGGGGTGACATCGTGA
- a CDS encoding glycoside hydrolase family 130 protein, with the protein MTTHSPVESTTDVPYALRRIGTIMTADSNDPFEAEGVLNPGTAWGPDGELYLYPRIVAEGNVSRIARARVVVENGEPVAVERLGVALSPDEGWEYGASNAGVEDPRITFVEPLGLHVMTYVAYGPLGPKSAMAVSTDTVTWRRLGPVRFAYQPELDSDLNLFPNKDIVFFPEAVPGPDGRPSLAVLHRPMWDLDWLRDGEGARTPAGIDDDRPSIWIGYIDLEAATRDLSALTYIEKSEMIVAPEAWYESAKIGAGPSPLRVPEGWLLLHHGVSGAKPKGFELAHGSKYAAGAIILDATDPRRVIARSSEPLLAPEVAEEVSGTLGNVVFPTAIETIGGRDFVFYGMADSSIGVAELRRIVD; encoded by the coding sequence ATGACCACTCATTCCCCCGTGGAATCGACGACCGACGTGCCGTACGCGCTTCGCCGGATCGGCACGATCATGACCGCCGACTCGAACGACCCGTTCGAGGCAGAAGGCGTACTCAATCCCGGCACCGCCTGGGGCCCGGACGGAGAGCTGTATCTCTATCCGCGTATCGTCGCCGAGGGCAACGTGTCGCGCATCGCACGCGCACGCGTCGTGGTCGAGAACGGCGAACCGGTCGCGGTCGAACGCCTCGGCGTCGCACTCTCGCCCGACGAGGGATGGGAGTACGGCGCGAGCAACGCCGGTGTCGAAGACCCGCGCATCACGTTCGTCGAGCCGCTCGGCCTGCATGTGATGACCTACGTCGCCTACGGTCCACTCGGCCCGAAGTCGGCTATGGCCGTGTCGACCGATACCGTCACCTGGCGTCGACTCGGCCCCGTGCGGTTCGCTTACCAGCCGGAGCTCGACTCAGACCTGAACCTGTTCCCCAACAAGGACATCGTGTTCTTCCCCGAGGCCGTTCCCGGCCCCGACGGCCGCCCGAGCCTCGCGGTGCTGCACCGCCCGATGTGGGACCTGGACTGGCTGCGTGACGGTGAAGGCGCGCGCACCCCGGCGGGGATCGATGACGACCGCCCGTCGATCTGGATCGGGTACATCGATCTCGAAGCGGCGACGCGCGACCTCTCGGCACTCACCTACATCGAGAAGTCCGAGATGATCGTCGCGCCGGAGGCCTGGTACGAGAGTGCCAAGATCGGCGCCGGCCCCTCCCCGCTCCGCGTTCCCGAAGGCTGGCTGCTGCTGCACCACGGCGTCTCGGGCGCGAAGCCGAAGGGGTTCGAGCTGGCACACGGATCGAAGTACGCCGCGGGCGCCATCATCCTCGACGCCACCGATCCCCGCCGGGTCATCGCGCGTTCATCCGAGCCGTTGCTCGCCCCCGAAGTCGCCGAAGAGGTGTCGGGAACGCTCGGCAACGTCGTCTTCCCGACGGCGATCGAGACCATCGGCGGGCGCGATTTCGTGTTCTACGGCATGGCTGACTCGTCGATCGGCGTCGCAGAGCTGCGACGCATCGTGGACTGA
- a CDS encoding anti-sigma factor: MNEQTFAELSAGYALGALSPEDELAYREALEAHPEWMPLVEADAAAAALLSEGVADVAPPPALRASLLAQIGAPVAEPVAEQPSSREDDVADPADELHDDDPRAAASGYSVGSPATEELQTVQRRNWTRSLFALTASIALLVGIGWGVGALTQDMRAPSAESVLAQIERSDDAQSSTAQLGDGGEATVHWSPSVDGVVLVADGLPEIADDQSYEAWFVRGSAPIPAGAFESSDGSAAMLLEGDMQPEDVIALTIEQSGGSPSGLPTTDPIVAIPTSA, translated from the coding sequence GTGAACGAGCAGACATTCGCCGAACTCTCGGCAGGGTACGCGCTCGGAGCGCTGTCGCCTGAAGACGAGCTCGCCTACCGCGAAGCCCTCGAGGCGCACCCCGAGTGGATGCCGCTCGTCGAAGCGGATGCCGCGGCTGCGGCGCTGCTTTCCGAAGGCGTCGCCGATGTGGCTCCTCCGCCCGCCCTGCGGGCCAGCCTGCTCGCCCAGATCGGCGCGCCGGTCGCGGAGCCAGTCGCGGAGCAGCCGTCGTCTCGCGAGGACGACGTCGCGGACCCCGCCGACGAGCTGCACGACGACGACCCGCGTGCCGCGGCATCCGGCTACTCCGTCGGCTCTCCGGCGACAGAAGAACTTCAGACCGTGCAGCGTCGCAACTGGACGCGCAGCCTTTTCGCGCTGACGGCGTCGATCGCGCTCCTCGTGGGCATCGGTTGGGGCGTCGGCGCGCTGACCCAGGACATGCGGGCGCCGTCCGCCGAAAGCGTGCTCGCACAGATCGAGCGCTCCGACGACGCGCAGTCGAGCACCGCGCAGCTCGGCGACGGCGGTGAGGCCACGGTCCACTGGTCGCCGAGTGTCGACGGTGTCGTGCTCGTCGCCGATGGCCTGCCCGAGATCGCCGACGACCAGTCATACGAGGCGTGGTTCGTCCGCGGCAGCGCGCCGATCCCGGCCGGGGCGTTCGAATCGAGCGATGGCTCGGCCGCAATGCTGCTCGAGGGCGACATGCAGCCCGAAGACGTCATCGCGCTCACCATCGAGCAGAGCGGCGGGTCGCCGAGCGGCCTGCCTACCACCGACCCGATCGTCGCGATCCCGACGAGCGCCTGA
- a CDS encoding carbohydrate ABC transporter permease, with product MTRVADRASGSTGVLSPQAAAAPRRKRRVHRWLGENPIGLLLSSPYVAFVVVVFLVPFCFGIWMSFHEFFFTAPGVAVPHPFVGFDNFATVLGDRQVRQAFVNLLIFLVINVPLTVVLGLLLSSGLNAVVHWKGFFRVAYYIPYVTASVATIAVWIFLFNGNGVVNSLLGSLAPDPTWLANPAIIMPLIAVYVTWKNLGFYILLYLAALQNVPEEQYEAAQLDGAGRWQRFRSVTLPGVAPVTSLVILLTIITTGQIFTEPYLLTGGGPNGASLTPALLMYQKGIQQGQPDIAAAIGMILVVAVMTVSLVSRRLTERKS from the coding sequence ATGACGCGCGTAGCAGACAGGGCCTCCGGTTCGACCGGCGTCCTCTCGCCCCAAGCGGCCGCCGCGCCGCGACGGAAGCGACGAGTGCATCGCTGGCTGGGAGAGAATCCGATCGGCCTGCTCTTGAGCAGCCCCTATGTCGCCTTCGTCGTCGTCGTCTTCCTCGTGCCGTTCTGCTTCGGCATCTGGATGTCGTTCCACGAGTTCTTCTTCACCGCCCCCGGCGTCGCTGTGCCGCATCCCTTCGTCGGGTTCGACAACTTCGCCACGGTGCTCGGCGACAGGCAGGTGCGGCAAGCGTTCGTGAACCTGCTGATCTTCCTCGTCATCAACGTGCCACTGACCGTCGTGCTCGGTCTGCTGCTCTCGAGCGGGCTGAACGCGGTCGTGCACTGGAAGGGCTTCTTCCGCGTCGCCTATTACATCCCGTACGTCACGGCGTCGGTCGCGACGATCGCCGTGTGGATCTTCCTGTTCAACGGAAACGGCGTCGTGAACTCGCTGCTGGGCAGTCTCGCCCCCGACCCGACATGGCTGGCCAATCCGGCGATTATCATGCCGCTGATCGCGGTGTACGTGACGTGGAAGAACCTCGGCTTCTACATCCTGCTCTACCTGGCCGCATTGCAGAACGTGCCCGAAGAGCAGTACGAGGCCGCGCAGCTCGACGGCGCCGGCCGCTGGCAGCGCTTCCGCTCGGTCACCCTGCCGGGAGTGGCGCCGGTGACCTCGCTGGTCATCCTGTTGACGATCATCACGACCGGTCAGATCTTCACCGAGCCCTACCTGCTCACCGGCGGTGGACCGAACGGCGCGTCGCTGACACCCGCACTGCTCATGTACCAGAAGGGCATCCAGCAGGGTCAGCCCGACATCGCCGCTGCCATCGGGATGATCCTCGTCGTGGCCGTGATGACCGTGTCGCTCGTGTCGCGCCGCCTGACGGAGAGGAAGAGCTGA
- a CDS encoding galactose-binding domain-containing protein, with protein MRFLTALAATITALVLGACALIAPPAAAATPDDDVDTIVSRLQGYYLAQGDDIIIANGIYLARTSEAQEYAASQNEDGSWSDVNYADRTSSANGSTWSAYIALYRMLAMAQAYRAPDAPGFEDPTLIAALDRALVHWDRVDPGNQNWWETEIGESMAMGRIAIFVGGELSDEAFDAAQEHNTGKLDPVGANGAWRTTNYLFEAVSTRNFEDITTGFATMVETVEVDESGDVNEAVQPDASFWAHEAQLYSEGYGMALFTNVAIWADAARGTSLGFTREQLDTIAFYIINGTRWMIRGEVGMLYLGYRPPKTVDGVTGYAAEFLEPLDQMVRTDALYATAYRDLAANIRGQAPGNGVTGNKYFWRSEFSSQLRDDYGIFTRLNSSRTVGAEYRSTFRPAVGNEVYWNSAGATAIQVTGREYLELGPAFDWFHYPGVTAPYVKEQTRGTNGRVGNGGSFTGGVSDGTYGASVYTLDRSSSKASKSYFYFDDEMVALGTGIRSTSDGAVHTVVNQAAAKPNASVGGEALDVGTADQALDGARWAYNDQVGYVVPDDGSLRVSRQLQSGSWVGEDVVERDAFTLYFDHGVRPTDASYEYTVLPAAEPGEVAAYAAAPAVETLRNDASVQAVRHAGLKRTMATFYESGDLDLGDGRVLRVDQPAIVILDESGDTPVVSVANPDKPALLVRVDLIGADTMQRGTFALGSGAYLGQTVTAPLTDSDGGVASPFGASSTAVGSDAAFAGDGDAGTAWRSSEAGVQWLTADVGVGSFVTGATIVWEDAAAERYLLQTSLDGRTWADQRVVQGGDGGTDTLEFAPQAATYVRLLMLESVGDAPYGVAGFEISSTRNIALGRSVAASGGSATGAITDGNMATRWSSNLSDTAWTQVDLGSVQSIGAVRLWWEASYATRYRIQVSDDAASWRDVYATPETGSDGGVDALGIDARARYVRMQASARSASQYGVSLWEFEVFPDDLIVSANAAPAGRENLALGKDTTADSQFSDALAARYATDGNTTTRWASQRQNAPYTTPRWLQVDLGVDRTINQAVITWETATSNDFRVQGSIDGTTWSELARVQKTSAELRNVVDFADAEVRYVRVEGLPVTRYGMSVFELELYGGYNFVPLTESVTADADSTAVVAASITPLDDDDTFSAYPLDASVVAVDGDAQVAADGRIEFDLTTGRSGTTPVLLLHANGDESVWSTVSIAVSTAELQTLVDRANALDSTEYTAESWQPLLPALEAAKVVLGAPAGISQETADARAAALRTAIDGLVVDEAPAPPVLSAPGEVRAGSTISVLGTGFASGGEYVVQLRSTPVDLGIVVADAGGEFRLTATVPADVAPGEHTLVAMQGGADVATLAITVTAAPPDGGTGGGSDDGAAGPPAVGGGDRDGELSATGGHIAGVMWAIGIAAALLVAGAAAVHGARRGRV; from the coding sequence TTGAGATTCCTTACCGCGCTCGCCGCGACCATCACCGCCCTGGTGCTCGGCGCCTGCGCCCTCATCGCACCGCCCGCGGCGGCTGCCACACCCGACGACGACGTCGACACGATCGTCAGCCGTCTGCAGGGCTACTACCTGGCGCAGGGCGACGACATCATCATCGCCAACGGCATCTACCTCGCTCGCACGTCGGAGGCCCAGGAGTACGCAGCCTCACAGAACGAGGACGGCTCATGGTCGGACGTCAACTACGCCGACCGCACGAGCTCCGCGAACGGCTCGACGTGGTCGGCCTACATCGCGCTGTACCGCATGCTCGCGATGGCGCAGGCCTACCGGGCGCCCGATGCCCCCGGCTTCGAGGACCCCACCCTGATCGCCGCCCTCGACCGTGCGCTCGTGCACTGGGACCGCGTCGACCCCGGCAATCAGAACTGGTGGGAGACCGAGATCGGCGAGTCGATGGCCATGGGCCGCATCGCGATCTTCGTGGGCGGTGAGCTGTCGGACGAGGCGTTCGACGCGGCGCAGGAGCACAACACCGGCAAGCTCGACCCGGTCGGTGCGAACGGGGCTTGGCGGACGACGAACTACCTCTTCGAGGCGGTGTCGACCCGCAACTTCGAGGACATCACCACCGGGTTCGCCACGATGGTCGAGACGGTCGAGGTCGACGAGTCCGGCGACGTCAACGAGGCCGTGCAGCCCGATGCGAGCTTCTGGGCCCATGAGGCCCAGCTGTACAGCGAGGGCTACGGCATGGCGCTGTTCACCAACGTCGCGATCTGGGCGGACGCGGCTCGTGGCACGAGCCTCGGCTTCACCCGCGAGCAACTCGACACGATCGCGTTCTACATCATCAACGGCACACGCTGGATGATCCGCGGCGAGGTCGGGATGCTGTACCTCGGCTACCGTCCGCCCAAGACGGTCGACGGCGTCACCGGCTACGCGGCCGAGTTCCTCGAGCCGCTCGACCAGATGGTCCGCACCGATGCCCTATACGCCACCGCGTACCGCGATCTCGCGGCCAACATCCGGGGACAGGCGCCCGGCAACGGGGTCACCGGCAACAAGTACTTCTGGCGTTCGGAGTTCTCGTCGCAGCTGCGCGACGACTACGGCATCTTCACCCGTCTGAACTCCAGCCGCACGGTCGGCGCCGAGTACCGGTCGACGTTCCGTCCCGCCGTCGGCAACGAGGTGTACTGGAACTCCGCCGGCGCGACCGCGATCCAGGTGACCGGTCGCGAGTACCTTGAGCTCGGGCCCGCCTTCGACTGGTTCCACTACCCGGGAGTGACTGCTCCCTATGTCAAGGAACAGACACGCGGCACGAACGGGCGCGTCGGCAACGGCGGCAGCTTCACCGGCGGCGTCTCCGACGGCACGTACGGTGCGAGCGTGTACACGCTCGACCGTTCGTCGTCGAAGGCGAGCAAGAGCTACTTCTACTTCGACGACGAGATGGTGGCGCTCGGCACCGGCATCCGGTCGACTTCGGACGGCGCCGTGCACACGGTCGTCAACCAGGCGGCTGCGAAGCCGAACGCCTCGGTGGGCGGCGAGGCGCTCGACGTCGGCACCGCGGACCAGGCGCTCGACGGCGCACGCTGGGCGTACAACGACCAGGTCGGCTACGTCGTGCCGGACGACGGCTCGCTGCGCGTTTCGCGTCAGCTGCAGAGCGGAAGCTGGGTGGGCGAAGACGTCGTCGAGCGCGACGCTTTCACGCTGTACTTCGATCACGGCGTGCGGCCGACGGACGCGAGCTACGAGTACACGGTGCTGCCGGCGGCGGAGCCCGGCGAGGTCGCGGCGTATGCCGCCGCGCCCGCGGTCGAGACGCTGCGCAACGACGCGTCGGTGCAGGCGGTGCGCCATGCGGGACTCAAGCGCACGATGGCCACCTTCTACGAGTCGGGAGACCTCGATCTCGGCGACGGGCGCGTGCTGCGCGTCGACCAGCCTGCGATCGTCATCCTCGACGAATCGGGCGACACGCCCGTCGTCAGCGTCGCCAACCCCGACAAGCCGGCGCTCCTGGTGCGCGTAGACCTCATCGGCGCCGACACGATGCAGCGCGGTACGTTCGCGCTCGGTTCGGGTGCTTACCTGGGGCAGACGGTGACCGCCCCGCTGACCGACTCCGATGGCGGCGTCGCGTCGCCGTTCGGCGCCAGCAGCACCGCGGTCGGGTCCGACGCCGCGTTCGCGGGCGACGGTGACGCCGGCACGGCGTGGCGATCGAGCGAGGCGGGGGTGCAGTGGCTCACCGCCGATGTCGGCGTCGGGTCTTTCGTCACGGGCGCCACGATCGTCTGGGAGGATGCCGCGGCCGAGCGCTACCTGCTGCAGACATCTCTCGACGGCCGCACCTGGGCCGATCAACGGGTCGTGCAAGGGGGCGACGGCGGCACCGACACGCTGGAGTTCGCACCGCAGGCGGCGACGTACGTGCGGCTGCTCATGCTCGAGAGCGTCGGAGACGCGCCGTACGGTGTCGCGGGGTTCGAGATCAGCTCGACGCGCAACATCGCCCTCGGTCGATCGGTGGCCGCATCGGGAGGCAGCGCGACCGGCGCCATCACTGACGGCAACATGGCCACCCGGTGGAGCTCGAACCTGTCGGACACCGCGTGGACGCAGGTCGACCTGGGATCGGTGCAGTCCATCGGCGCGGTGCGGCTCTGGTGGGAGGCGTCGTACGCGACCCGCTACCGCATCCAGGTCTCGGATGACGCTGCATCGTGGCGCGACGTCTACGCCACCCCGGAAACCGGCAGCGACGGAGGAGTCGACGCGCTCGGGATCGACGCCCGCGCCCGGTACGTCCGGATGCAGGCGTCGGCACGGAGTGCTTCGCAGTACGGCGTCTCGTTGTGGGAGTTCGAGGTGTTTCCCGACGACCTGATCGTCTCGGCGAACGCAGCGCCCGCGGGCCGCGAGAATCTCGCCCTCGGCAAAGACACGACAGCCGATTCGCAGTTCAGCGACGCGCTCGCCGCTCGGTACGCCACGGACGGCAACACGACGACCCGGTGGGCGTCGCAGCGGCAGAACGCGCCCTACACCACTCCACGCTGGCTCCAGGTCGACCTGGGCGTCGACCGCACGATCAACCAGGCGGTCATCACGTGGGAGACGGCGACGTCGAACGACTTCCGGGTGCAGGGCTCGATCGACGGCACGACGTGGAGCGAGCTCGCGCGGGTGCAGAAGACGTCGGCCGAGCTGCGCAACGTCGTCGATTTCGCCGACGCCGAAGTGCGCTACGTGCGCGTCGAGGGGCTGCCGGTCACGCGTTATGGCATGTCGGTCTTCGAGCTCGAGCTGTATGGCGGCTACAACTTCGTGCCGCTGACCGAGTCGGTGACCGCCGATGCGGACAGCACCGCGGTGGTCGCGGCATCCATTACCCCGCTCGACGATGACGATACGTTCTCGGCCTACCCGCTCGACGCCTCCGTTGTGGCCGTCGACGGTGACGCTCAGGTCGCGGCCGACGGCCGGATCGAGTTCGACCTCACGACGGGTCGCTCGGGAACGACGCCTGTGCTGCTGCTGCATGCAAACGGCGACGAGTCGGTCTGGTCGACCGTGAGCATCGCCGTCTCGACCGCCGAGCTGCAGACGCTGGTCGACCGGGCGAATGCGCTCGACAGCACGGAGTACACCGCCGAGAGCTGGCAGCCGTTGCTGCCGGCCCTCGAGGCGGCGAAGGTGGTACTGGGGGCGCCCGCAGGCATCTCACAGGAGACGGCCGATGCTCGAGCCGCGGCACTCCGGACGGCGATCGACGGACTCGTCGTCGACGAAGCACCCGCGCCCCCGGTGCTGTCGGCGCCGGGCGAGGTGCGGGCCGGCTCGACGATCAGTGTCCTCGGTACCGGGTTCGCGAGCGGCGGCGAGTACGTGGTGCAGCTGCGTTCGACGCCTGTGGACCTCGGTATCGTCGTCGCGGACGCCGGTGGGGAGTTCCGGCTGACGGCGACCGTTCCCGCAGATGTCGCACCGGGGGAGCACACGCTCGTCGCGATGCAGGGTGGGGCGGATGTCGCGACGCTGGCGATCACGGTCACCGCCGCGCCTCCGGATGGCGGCACGGGCGGCGGCTCGGATGACGGCGCCGCCGGCCCGCCGGCAGTCGGAGGTGGGGACCGCGACGGTGAACTGTCGGCCACGGGCGGGCACATCGCGGGCGTCATGTGGGCGATCGGCATCGCCGCGGCGCTGCTGGTGGCGGGAGCCGCCGCGGTGCACGGCGCTCGACGAGGCCGCGTCTGA